In Apium graveolens cultivar Ventura chromosome 10, ASM990537v1, whole genome shotgun sequence, the following are encoded in one genomic region:
- the LOC141690747 gene encoding galactomannan galactosyltransferase 1-like has translation MDKRGRERKQSVIHTKTGSFFKGWLSSGLLTLVLVSLLTALALWQVFSTNFSRGSLSRRHTSLVVMNSTIKCIEDVQGYANWRHDSLNDTFYDDPKLNFSIRSPVQNWDEKRMTWNKLHPSYAIGAVDRVLMLTGSQQSPCHNPIGDFFLLRFFKNKVDYCRIHGYDIFYNNAFLHPKMDSYWAKTPIIRAAMLAHPEVEWIWWVDSDAVITDMDFKLPLDKYKNYNLILDGWPEMMYEFRSWYGLNAGVLLFRNCQWSMDFIDEWASMGPAYPDYEKWGHILQTTFKDKEVPISDDQSALAYMLLQHKEKWANKVYIENEYCFQCYWDYMVRSFENVTEKYIDLEKGASILRRRHAEVVSESHGEVWEQYLKDAGYGKNTGRRPFITHFTGCSPCSGNHNTMYAGDSCKEGMEKALNFADNQVLRNFGYTRPNLMDSSYVLPW, from the exons ATGGATAAGAGAGGGAGAGAG AGGAAACAAAGTGTAATTCATACAAAAACAGGCTCATTCTTCAAAGGCTGGCTGTCTTCTGGTCTGTTAACACTGGTTCTTGTGTCTCTTCTTACAGCTTTGGCTCTTTGGCAAGTCTTCTCTACAAACTTCTCTCGAGGATCACTTTCCAGGCGACATACTAGTTTGGTGGTCATGAATTCAACGATAAAATGCATCGAGGATGTGCAGGGTTATGCTAACTGGCGCCATGACTCGCTTAATGACACGTTTTACGATGATCCGAAACTCAACTTTTCTATTAGAAGTCCTGTACAAAATTGGGATGAGAAGAGAATGACTTGGAATAAGCTTCATCCTTCGTATGCCATCGGAGCAGTGGATCGAGTACTTATGTTGACGGGATCACAGCAATCTCCATGTCACAATCCTATCGGTGATTTCTTCCTCTTGCGGTTTTTTAAAAACAAGGTTGACTACTGCAGAATTCATGGATATGATATCTTTTACAACAATGCATTCTTACATCCTAAGATGGATTCTTATTGGGCTAAAACACCTATAATACGAGCTGCCATGCTGGCTCATCCAGAAGTAGAATGGATTTGGTGGGTTGATTCGGATGCTGTGATCACAGACATGGACTTCAAGCTTCCCTTGGATAAGTACAAGAACTACAACCTTATTTTGGATGGATGGCCAGAAATGATGTACGAGTTTCGGAGTTGGTACGGGCTTAATGCTGGAGTCTTGCTATTTCGAAACTGTCAATGGTCAATGGACTTCATCGATGAATGGGCGAGTATGGGCCCTGCATATCCAGATTATGAAAAATGGGGTCACATCTTACAAACAACATTCAAAGATAAAGAGGTTCCAATATCAGATGATCAATCAGCATTAGCTTATATGCTACTCCAACACAAAGAAAAATGGGCTAACAAAGTTTATATCGAGAATGAGTATTGTTTCCAATGTTATTGGGATTACATGGTACGAAGCTTTGAAAACGTGACGGAAAAGTACATAGACTTGGAGAAAGGCGCAAGCATCTTAAGGAGGAGACATGCAGAGGTAGTAAGTGAAAGTCATGGTGAGGTGTGGGAGCAGTACCTGAAAGATGCTGGATACGGTAAAAATACAGGAAGAAGGCCATTCATAACGCATTTTACAGGGTGTTCACCGTGCAGTGGGAATCACAACACAATGTATGCCGGTGATTCTTGCAAGGAAGGAATGGAAAAGGCTCTGAACTTTGCTGATAATCAGGTTCTTCGCAATTTTGGATATACGCGTCCTAACTTAATGGATTCCTCCTATGTATTGCCTTGGTAG
- the LOC141690139 gene encoding RNA polymerase sigma factor sigB-like, with amino-acid sequence MSCLLPQFKCLPDSFSIHFKTHLHSFPSQPLKYREPIYSRVQCSATVTTVLDTPSLEAHSNSVAANRSWSESTSNAVLDLEKLHLASLEVHSNSAATDRPWTYISDMDPPSEATLPMENLLTSEEAVIAAAASEAIALARAAAKSAKDAAMMISNKNSTKSDIKPTALTYEAEDSLSERTQLTQQRETVQMGVLGGSQVDQSEWRSDVDEPTVEELQLLQEELSKSIAVRSCRQPERKARRARAAEKASATVVSVKSGSTSKKKRGSQEIDHSDPLRYLRQTTSSSRLLTAAEEQELSEGIQVLVRLETIYKELSQRYGGEPSFIQWAAAAGVDQTTLRRQINYGTFCKDKMIKSNVRLVISIAKNYLKAGMNLQDLVQEGCRGLVRGAEKFDASKGFKFSTYAHWWIKQAVRKFLSDQSRTIRLPLYMVEASYRVKEARRNLYNENGRQATNEELAEATGLTMVRLSNVLLAPKAPRSLDQKTGFDLNYKPSEVTADPDAETSEELLIKELMRQDLNKVLDTLKPREKQVVRWRFGLDDGRMKTLQEIGELMGVSRERIRQIELCAFRKLKNKRRTKNLQQYIIG; translated from the exons ATGTCTTGTCTGCTGCCACAGTTCAAGTGTTTGCCTGATTCTTTCTCTATTCATTTCAAAACCCATCTCCACTCTTTCCCTTCCCAGCCTT TAAAATATAGAGAGCCTATCTACTCTCGAGTGCAATGCTCGGCAACAGTGACAACCGTGCTTGATACACCATCTTTGGAAGCTCATTCAAATTCAGTTGCTGCCAACAGATCATGGTCAGAATCAACATCAAATGCAGTGCTCGATCTGGAGAAGCTACATTTAGCATCTTTAGAAGTTCATTCTAATTCTGCTGCTACAGACAGACCATGGACATATATCAGTGACATGGACCCTCCATCTGAG GCAACTTTGCCTATGGAAAATCTTCTTACAAGTGAAGAGGCTGTAATAGCTGCTGCAGCTTCGGAAGCAATTGCTCTAGCGAGGGCAGCTGCAAAATCTGCAAAGGATGCTGCAATGATGATTAGCAATAAGAACTCAACAAAATCAGATATAAAACCTACAGCACTCACATATGAAGCTGAAGATTCTTTATCCGAGAGGACTCAGCTGACTCAACAGCGAGAAACAGTACAAATGGGTGTATTAGGAGGGTCCCAAGTAGATCAATCCGAGTGGAGATCTGATGTTGATGAGCCAACAGTTGAAGAACTTCAACTTCTGCAGGAAGAACTTTCAAAAAGTATTGCTGTGAGATCGTGTCGTCAACCAGAGCGAAAAGCCAGACGAGCAAGAGCAGCTGAGAAGGCTTCAGCCACTGTAGTTTCTGTTAAATCTGGTTCTACGAGCAAGAAAAAGCGCGGTTCACAAGAAATAGACCACTCTGACCCACTGCGGTACTTGAGGCAAACCACAAGTTCTTCCAGACTTCTTACTGCAGCTGAAGAACAAGAGTTGTCAGAAGGGATACAG GTTCTAGTAAGATTGGAAACAATTTACAAGGAACTTAGTCAACGTTATGGAGGTGAGCCTAGTTTTATCCAGTGGGCTGCTGCAGCTGGTGTTGATCAAACTACTTTGAGGAGACAAATTAATTATGGGACCTTCTGCAAAGACAAAATGATTAAGAGTAATGTGCGGCTTGTTATTTCAATTGCCAAAAATTATCTAAAAGCTGGCATGAATCTTCAAGATCTTGTTCAG GAAGGGTGTCGAGGGCTCGTTAGAGGAGCTGAGAAGTTTGATGCTTCGAAGGGATTCAAATTTTCAACCTATGCTCACTGGTGGATAAAACAAGCAGTTCGAAAGTTTCTCTCTGATCAGTCTAGAACCATACGTTTACCC TTATACATGGTTGAGGCATCCTACAGGGTGAAGGAAGCAAGAAGAAATCTGTACAACGAAAATGGAAGACAAGCTACTAATGAAGAACTTGCAGAGGCAACAGGGCTCACTATGGTTAGACTGTCTAATGTCTTACTAGCTCCTAAAGCTCCACGATCTCTTGACCAGAAGACCGGATTCGACCTGAATTATAAACCTTCG GAAGTAACTGCAGACCCTGACGCAGAAACTTCAGAAGAGTTACTTATTAAAGAATTGATGAGACAGGACCTGAACAAGGTACTGGATACATTGAAGCCGAGAGAGAAACAGGTGGTTAGATGGCGATTTGGACTGGATGATGGGAGGATGAAGACATTGCAAGAGATTGGGGAGCTCATGGGGGTAAGCAGAGAGAGAATACGACAGATTGAATTGTGCGCGTTTAGAAAGTTGAAGAACAAGAGGAGAACAAAAAATTTGCAGCAGTATATTATTGGGTGA